One Archangium violaceum genomic window, GACGAGTAGGCCGCGCCCTTCTCTCGGGCATGCCCGCTCCTCTCTGCGCTACCGGTTCCGTGCCGCACTGTCGGCCCTGCTGCTCGGCCCTGGGACCGGGCAGCCCGTCATCCACGCAATCCCTATCACCACGTTCCACCCGCGCCGCGACAGCCGCGCCGTGCTCGACGCATACGCGGAGGATGCGTGGTTCCAGGCAGTAGTGGATACGGTGGCCGACCCGCTGGCCGCCACCCGCTTCCGGGTCTTCAAGCCCAACCCGCTCCGCTACCAGCCGGGCTCCTCTCGCGCCAAGGCGGCCCAGGCTTCGGTAAGGGCCATGGCACCGGAACTCCGCGCGAAGTACCTCGCCGACGCGTCCGCCTCTGGCGAGTGGGTGGAGTTGGAAGACCACGAGCTGCTGCGAATCCTCTACGCGCCCCACCCGGACTACCCAGGGCAGTCCTGTCTGAAGCTGCTGGCGGTGTACCGGATGCTCCCTGGCGAGGCCTTCATGTGGCTGCGCCGTTCCGCAACGGGCGCCGTCGTCGGGTACGAGCCCATCCCGCCCCACTGCGTGACGATGACGCCGACACCGCAGGACCCGTACTACTTCGTCTCGTACAACCTGTTCGCTGGGCGTGTGCCAGCCTCGGACATCGTGTGGCTCAAGGGGTTGGATCCACGCAACCCGGCCGGGCGAGGCCTGGGCCGCGGTACCGCCCTGGCTGACGAACTCGACACCAGCGCCGCCATTCAGGCCGCACGCAAGGCCACCTTCAAGCGGGGTGGACTGCCCGCCGCCGTGGTGGGCGTCGACGAGGGGACTGCCGGGGACGATAGGGCGGAGGAGCTCCAGACGGATTACGAGGAACGCTTCACCAAACCGGAGAGCGCCGGACGCGTCTGGTTCGTGAGCGGGAAAGTGACGCTCTCCCAAATCCAACAGGATTTCCGCGCCCTCCAGATGGACGAAGCCGCCGCAGGGCTCGAGCACCTGGCGCGCAAGGTGTTCAACATCCCCCCGG contains:
- a CDS encoding phage portal protein, translated to MLDAYAEDAWFQAVVDTVADPLAATRFRVFKPNPLRYQPGSSRAKAAQASVRAMAPELRAKYLADASASGEWVELEDHELLRILYAPHPDYPGQSCLKLLAVYRMLPGEAFMWLRRSATGAVVGYEPIPPHCVTMTPTPQDPYYFVSYNLFAGRVPASDIVWLKGLDPRNPAGRGLGRGTALADELDTSAAIQAARKATFKRGGLPAAVVGVDEGTAGDDRAEELQTDYEERFTKPESAGRVWFVSGKVTLSQIQQDFRALQMDEAAAGLEHLARKVFNIPPGMMGDSAAGTRASAEEEKYTLADRAIAPWLDKLVAELNHGLVPRVDPDAVLIADDPRPESWERTFKVVTSAPNEGVTWNEVRALGGLPPDPELEGKRPRPLPGAQPVLDTPATPSNPPPPRSDAERR